A window of the Artemia franciscana chromosome 3, ASM3288406v1, whole genome shotgun sequence genome harbors these coding sequences:
- the LOC136025486 gene encoding uncharacterized protein LOC136025486, which translates to MLSVGEIGVPPPWEENRISSRLEFNMDQDTPADLAFCMMMEKEYKGYLPLFTDGSKVDEMKHVGAAFWCPFKNVSKKFKLPPESSVFLAEVYAIKKVLEFIEESVEEDKVIICSDSKSAIQAVVNANTMAKPNRDVLICYIKLQDILKKKKVVIQWIPAHIGISGNEIADLKAKSAVESGTLVTDMDTPYEVMIFDKVIKEMIVRVLKRIEI; encoded by the coding sequence ATGTTAAGCGTTGGTGAAATAGGTGTCCCTCCACCATGGGAGGAAAACAGGATAAGTTCAAGATTAGAATTCAATATGGACCAAGATACTCCAGCGGACTTGGCATTCTGCATGATGATGGAAAAAGAGTACAAGGGATACCTTCCATTATTCACTGACGGATCAAAAGTAGATGAAATGAAGCATGTAGGAGCAGCGTTTTGGTGCCCTTTCAAAAATGTatccaaaaaattcaaattacctCCAGAGAGCAGTGTATTCCTGGCAGAAGTTTACGCCATTAAGAAGGTGCTGGAGTTCATTGAGGAATCTGTTGAAGAGGACAAGGTTATCATTTGCTCTGATTCAAAAAGTGCTATTCAAGCAGTTGTAAATGCTAATACTATGGCAAAACCAAATAGAGATGTCCTTATATGTTACATTAAACTAcaagatatattaaaaaagaagaaagtagtTATTCAGTGGATTCCCGCCCACATTGGGATCTCTGGAAATGAAATAGCAGATTTGAAGGCCAAATCCGCAGTTGAGTCAGGAACACTTGTAACCGACATGGACACTCCTTACGAAGTTATGATATTTGATAAAGTGATTAAAGAGATGATCGTCAGGGTTTTAAAGCGAATAGAGATTTGA